Within the Rhizobium favelukesii genome, the region GTCGTCAGCGGCAAGCGACTCCTTGGCATTGTCAGCCGCATCGATCTCCTGAAGGGCATCGTTGCTGCACCGGCCGAGAGAACGGCAAGTGGTGACGATGCCCTCGCTCGTGCCATTCGAGCAAGACTGCAGGGCGACCTCGGTCTCGACACCGATGCGATCAAGGTATCGGTTCAGGATTCCAGAGTAGTGCTTGAAGGGACGGTATCCAGCGACCTGGAACGCCGCGCCATCCGCGTGCTGGTGGAGAACGTCAAGGGCGTCAGCGGCCTTATCGACAAGCTGAGCCTGGCCTGATTGGAGATCCTAGGCTGCCGAGCGTAGGAGCTTTTTGGCGTGCGTTGCCATCAGGCGTTCCTCGTTTGTCGGGATCACGAGCGTCTTGAAATCACCGAGGAAGCGGAGCCTTCCGAGGATTGCCTCGCGGACCGGGCCGGCGTGCTCGCCGATCCCGCCCGTGAAGACAAAGGCATCGATCCCGCCCATGGAGACGGCCATCATCGCGGCATGCTGGGCCGTTTTCAGAGCGAAATATTCGAGGGCGAAGGCGGCGTGCGGATCGTCGCTGCGAAGCAACGCCTCGACGTCATTGCTGATACCGGACAATCCCTTCAGGCCGGAACGCTCATAGAGGATATCCTGGACCGTCTCGACGCCGAGATCCAAGTCGTGAAGCATGTAGAGGACGGCGCCGGGATCGATTGATCCGCTGCGCGTTCCCATCGGTATGCCGTCGAGCGCGGTCATGCTCATCGTGGTATCTACGCTGATGCCGTTCTTCAGCGCGCAGAGGCTGGCGCCGTTGCCGAGGTGGCCGACGACGACGCTGCCGGCACAAAGGTCCGGATAGTCCCTGGACAGCACCTGCGAGATCCATTCATAAGAAAGCCCGTGGAAACCATAGCGGCGAACGCCTTTGTCGCGCATCTCCTGTGGCAGGGCGAAGCTGCTGGTCAATTCGTCGTGTCCCGCGTGGAAGGCGGTATCGAAGCAGGCGATATCGGGCGCTCCGCTTGCGAGCCTGGCAGAAGCGGTGATGCCGGCGAGGTTGTGCGGTTGGTGAAGCGGCGCCAACGGGATCAGCGCTTCGAGGCGGTACATCACCTCGGGCGTGACAATGACGGGCTCTGCGAAATCCTGCCCGCCATGGACGACGCGATGTACAACCGCCGCTGTGCGCCAGGCGTGGTCGTGCCCGCCGATGAGGTCCATCACGGCGCTGAGCGCCGAATCGTGATCCGTGTTCGCGGGCAGGGAGGTTTGCGTCTCTTGTCCACCGGGGAGTTTGGCGCGCATCTCAGGTGTGTCACCAATGCCGGTGACCTTGCCGCTCATCAGCACGTCCAGGGTCTGATCCTCGAAAATCTGAAACTTGAGGCTCGATGAGCCGGTGTTGAGAACAAGCAGCGTGTCGATCATCGAATTGTGCTCCGAGTCCGGTCACGTGAATGGTGAAGCGACGCTGCGTCAGGAGCCGGGTGCCACCGCGCGGCCGCTGAGATGACATTGACGCTGCCCCTGCGGGCCACGGTGGCCGCAGAAGATGTAGCTGTCAATTGTTTTTGTTTCGAAATTTCGCGCAACGCGAGGTGCCTGCGGCGTGCCTGGATGGCCTTTCGGAGATCAAAATCCTTTGAGATCTCAGGATTTTCTCTTTCCGCATTGCACCGATCGGCCTATCTAGCGGTAGTGCTATTCGGCACTTATCGGATCCGGCTTCCTGCCCGTTCCTGCATCCAATTCACACCGGCAGATCAATGATAGCTATGCAGACGACAGAGAAAGACGATGCGGAGAGCATCCGCAGGGCAAAGATCGTAGCGCTGGTCGTCGCCGTTTCGTTTTTCATGCAGATCCTCGATGGCACCATCGTCACTACGTCACTGCCGCAGATGGCCGCGAGTTTCGGTGTTCAACCGGTGTCGATGAGTATCGGCATCACCGTCTACATGCTGACGATGGCGGCCTTCATTCCACTTTCGGGATGGCTTGGGGATCGATACGGCGCAAGGCGGATCTTCATGGCGTCCATTGCCGTCTTCACCGTCGCCTCGCTGTTCTGCGGGCTCTCCGGCGGCCTTGCCGAGTTTGTCGTCGCTCGCGCCGTGCAGGGAGCGGGCAGCGCACTAATGACGCCGGTCGGCCGGATCATTGTCCTGAAGAATGCCCGCAAATCGGAACTCGTCCAGGCGATCGCGCTGATTACCTGGCCGGCGCTGACGGCTCCCGTTATCGGTCCGCTGCTTGGCAGCTTCATCACCACCTATGCAAGCTGGCATTGGAACTTCCTCATCAATCTGCCGATCGGCGTGCTCGGTATGGCGCTGGTTCTTCGCTTTGTGCCGGAGCAGCGCGAAGAGGATGCCGGCCGGCTCGATATGCTGGGATTCGTTCTCAGCGCTGGCGGGCTGACCTTCCTGCTGGCGGCGCTTGAACTCTCCGTGAAATGGGATGGCGGCCTGCTGCCGATCCTGCTGATGCTCGCGGCCGGCATTGCATTGTCTGTCATGGCGACGCGACACTTCCTGCGGGTCAGCAATCCGCTGCTCGATCTATCCGCCTTCAGGGTGCAGACATATGCGATTGCGACCCTTTCGGCTGGGACGGCGAGCCGTGTCGCGATCAATGCCACGCCGTTCCTCTTGCCGCTCCTCTTCCAACTCGGCTTCGCACTGAGCTCGATCGAGGCGGGTGCCTATCTGCTGGTGTACTTCCTCGGAAATCTCGGCATGAAGGCCGTGACGACGCCGCTGCTCGCCAAGCTTGGATTTCGCACCGTGCTCTTCTTCAATGGGATGATTGCCGCCTTGTCGATTGCGGCCTGCGGCTTTCTCGTGCCCGAGACGCCACGCGCGATCATCTACGCGCTGCTGATGATTGCGGGCCTCTCGCGGTCGATGGAATTCACGGCACTAAACACGTTGGCTTTTGCCGACATTAATCCAGCGCAGCGCAGCTCTGCGTCCACGCTCTCGAGTATGCTGCAGCAAGTTTCGATGCTGCTTGGCGTCGCGATCGCGGCGGCGGCGCTCAACATCTCCGTCGCTTTGCGTAGCGTTGAAGGTCCCGGGCTCATCGATTTCCGCTGGACGTTTCTTGTCGTCGGAGCAATCGGTATCATATCGTCACTGCGTTTCCTGCAGCTGGCGCCGGATGCAGGCGCCGAAGTGTCGGGTCACAAGATCGGCACGAAATAGTTGGTCGCTTTGCGGTCGGCCTTTGTCAGGAGGAAATATGGATCTCGGATATATCTGCACGCCGCAAGAGGTCTTCGACTTCTGGTTCGAGGAGTGCGGGCGTGACCAATGGTTCAAGGCGACGTTGGACCTTGATCGGGATATTCGCCAGCGCTTCCGCGACACCCATCTTGCACTCTCGCGTGGCGTGACGGAGGAATGGCGCTCGACCCCGAACAGCAGGCTTGCCGCAGTGATCGTGCTCGATCAGTTTCCGCGCAACATATATCGTGCGACACCGCTCGCGTTCGCCACCGATGGGCTTGCGCTGCGCGAGGCAAAGCTCGCGCTGGAAGCCGAAGCGGACCAGCAAGTCAGCCCGGAATGCCGGACGTTCTTCTACATGCCTTTCGAGCATTGTGAAGATCTGGAGGAGCAGGAGCGTGCCGTGGCGTTGTTCAGGGCGCTTGGCGATGAGGAATATGTCGACTATGCGCTTCGCCACCGGGAGGTGATTGCAGTCTACCGTCGCTTTCCGCATCGAAATGTCATCGTCGGGCGGCAATCGACCACGGCAGAACTGGAATATCTGGCACAGCCGGGCGCCGGCTTCTGAGCGCGTCGCCTTTCTGTCGCCTTTCTTTCTTATGAAAAGCTGGAAATCCAATTTTGATCCAGCAAACCCGAGTGGGGATATTTTGCGGCCGATACGACTCTTGCTTCGCATTCTCCTTGTTGCAACGCTGGCGGCCGCCGCCGCGAACCTTGCAAGCGCGCAGGCACCGCAACCGCAGGCTTCGCAACAGCCACAAGCGACCGAGCAGGCGTCTGGTGCTGACAATCCAATCGAGCAGGCCGCAAAGGCGATAGAGAAAGCAAAGCAAGATCTCGTCTCGCTGGAGGATGCCGTCAAGCAGAAGAGCGACGATGATGATGCGCTGGTGGCTCTCGCTGGACAGACCGACGAACTTGGCCGCTCGGTTCTCAACATATCCGTTGGCCTCAGACCGCGGCTCGACCAGATCAAGAGCCGCCTTACCGAGCTAGGCGACCCACCGAAGGAAGGTCAGCCGGCGGAGGCGGAGATCGTCACGACCGAACGCAACGCCCTGACGGCGGAGCGTGCCCAGATCAATGCCGTCACCGGCGATGCCGAAACCCTGTCCGCCTCCATCGGTAAGCTCGGCAACCGCATTGCCGAAACCCGCCGTCAGCTTTTTGCCGCCACCTTGCTGCGGCGTACCGACATCTCGTTTTCCGTCCTCGACGATGCGGCACGCGCCTTCGTCCAGGAAGGCTCGGAGTTCATCCAGGCGCTCAGCAGCTGGCTGGGATTCGTTCTGAAGTTCAAGGCTTTTGCGTTCTTTGCGGCCATCTTCATGTCCCTCATGACGGCAATGGTGCTCTTGTCTGGCGGCTACCGCATCTTTGGTCGTTACCTTCAGCGTAAGGAGACGGAAGAGCAGCCCTCCTATATCAACCGTCTCTCCATCGCTTTCTGGTCGACGCTGATCAGGACGTTTGCGCTTGCTGCCCTCTTGGTGACGTCTTACTTCTTCCTCAATGGTTTCAACGTTCTGAGGCCGGATATCGCGCCGATCATCGGCGCGCTCTTCGGATCGATCGGCCTGATTTATTTCGTCAGGCGCTTCACCAATGCGGTGTTCGCACCAAGGGAGCCACATTGGCGTCTTGTCAGGCTTTCCAACCGCGGTGCGAGCTCCATCGGCGCCTGCCTGCTTGCGATGGCAGCCGTCAATGCGCTTGACTACCTCTTCGGCAGCATCAGCGAAGCGATGGGGTCTCCACTCGTCCTGACCGTCGTCAAGAGTCTGATTGCAGCCTTGATCATTGGTTTCATCCTGATCGCAGCGTCTTTCGGCCGGCCGATGCTGGCGCGAAACGGGGATCCGGACGCGCCGGGACGCCATTGGCCGCGCGGCATGGCGATCATTCTGCGCGTGCTGGGTGCAGGTTTGATCATAACGGCGTTGACCGGCTATGTCGGCCTTGCGCGCTTCGTCGCGACACAGTTGATTATCACCGGTGCAATCATCGTCACGACCTATATTGGTCTTCTGTCGGGGAGGGCGATTTCGCGCAGCGAAACCTTCGGCGAGACATCGCTTGGTCGCTTCCTCCAAAGGCGCTTCAAGCTTGGTCCGGTCGCCATCGACCAGGCGGGACTGTTGGTCGGCATGTGCATCTCCGGCATCGCCCTGATGGTTGGGATCCCGCTGGTACTGCTCTTGTGGGGCTTCCATATCCAGGATCTTCAACTCATCGCCTATCGCCTTCTCACGGAGGTCAGGCTGGGCGGCATCAGCATCTCGCTGGTCGGGATATTGACCGGCATCCTGCTCTTTGCCGGTGGTTACCTGCTGACGCGCTGGATCCAGCGCTGGCTTGACGGCAACGTCATGGCGCGCAGCCATGTCGACCTTGGCGTCCGAAACTCGGTCAAGACAGGTATCGGCTATCTCGGCGTTGGTCTTGCGACGATCGTCGGCGTTTCCGCCGCGGGCATCGACCTCTCCAGCTTCGCACTCGTTGCCTCTGCACTGTCGGTCGGTATCGGTTTCGGCCTCCAGAACATCGTGTCGAACTTCGTCTCCGGCCTGATTCTGCTGGTCGAGCGGCCATTCAAGGTTGGCGACCACGTGGTCTCCGGGGCTGCTGAAGGTATCGTAAAGCGGATTTCCGTGCGCGCGACCGAAATAGAGACGTTCCGCAAGCAGTCGATCATCGTGCCGAATTCCGAACTGATCAATGCGTCTGTTGGCAACTGGACCCATCGCAACAAGATGGGGCGCTCCGAAATTCCGGTCTCGGTGAGCTATGATTCCGACCCGCAGAAGGTCATGGACATCCTGCTGGAGCTGGTAAACGCCGTGCCCGTGGTTCTTCGCAATCCTGAGCCGCACGTGGAATTCCTCCGTTTCGGGCCGTATTCGCTGGACTTCGAGCTGCGCTTCATGCTTGCCGACATGGGTGACGGCTTGAAAGTCAGGAATGATCTCCGCATCGCGATCCTGAAGCGGTTCAGGGAGGAGAGTATCGAAATACCTCTTCCGCAGAGCGACGTCGTGTTCCATCGACAGCCGGAGCAGGTTGGAGCAGCGGCCAACGCAGGCAAGCCGCCGGCAAAGATCGACAACGTTTCCGAGACGAGCGAATTGGACGAGGAGGCCGGCACGGTGCGCCGGTTGCGCGGCAAGTCGGCTGATGGCAATCTCAAGGGGTAAAGGCGTTGTTCAGCGATCGTTCAGAGCGGTCGCCGTATAACGTGTGCAATCGGGTTTTCGTTGCTGGGGGCAGCAGCGCCGAGACGCTCCAAGGGAGGGCGCATGATCCGCGCCGCACTGTATGGCAAGATTTGCCGTCGTACTGCTTCTTTCGCTCGTGGCCGCAGGCCAAACTCACGCAGCTTCCATTACCAACACCGACAGCGCGGCTGTTGTGATCGTCCTGACTGAGGGCGGCAACAAGATGCAGCTCGTGCTCGATCCCGGCGCATCGGAGACGTTCTGCCCGTCGGGCTGCTTCATCACCGCGCCTGACGGCGACCGGATCGGTCTAAATGGCGGTGAAACGATCGACATCATCAAGGGATCGGCCGTCGTAAAGTGAACGACGTTTCTCTCTGATCGCAATTTCTGTCCACGGATTTTCGGTCAAAGGCCTTTTGCGGCTTGCCTATTTGCATGCAGTCGCGGCAAGCTTTTCCCATGTCGTAAACAGGCATTTGGCAAGCCCGACGTCGCTGCATAGTTCGCAAAGGCGATTTCCGTCGGCGGCATTCGTCGGACAGGTTAGTAGAACAGAGGGTAATTCTCCATGAAGACACATGCGCGCGCAGTGGTCATCGGCGGCGGCGTCGTTGGCGTTTCGACGCTTTATCACCTTGCCAAAAAGGGCTGGGACGATGTCGTCCTGATCGAACGCAAGGAACTGACCTCCGGTTCGACGTGGCATGCCGCCGGCCTGCTGCCTCTGTTCAACATGAGCTATTCGGTCGGCCAGATCCACAAGTACTCCGTTCGATTCTATCAGGAGCTTCAGCAGGAAACGGGCATGAATGTCGGTTTCAGCCAAGTCTCCAACATCCGCCTGGCGCGCACCAAGGATCGCTGGGACGAATACATGTACTATGCCGGCATCGCCGAAACGATCGGCGTCAAGGTCAACGTGCTGACGCCGGAGCAGGTCAAGGAAATCTGGCCGCTCTGTGAGACGGACGGCCTTCTCGGCGCGATCCAGCATCCGGACGATGGCTATATCCAGCCGGCCGACCTGACGCAGGCGCTCGCCAAGGGTGCCCGCGACCGCGGCGCCACGATCTACCGCAACACCACGGTCACAGCGATCGAGCAGCAGCCCGACGGTCTCTGGAAGGTGACGACAGACAAGGGCGAGATCACCGCCGAGCATATCGTCAGCTGTACCGGCAACTTCGCCCGCAAAACCGGCGAGATGGTCGGCATCAACATCCCCGTGATCCCCGTCGAACACCAGTACATCGTCACCGAGCCGCATCCGGCTATCCTCGAGCGAAAGGCCAAGGGATTGCCGGAGATGGGCGTGCTGCGCGAATCCGACAGCGCCTGGTACATGCGCGAAGAGAATGGTGGCCTCATTCTCGGCCCTTATGAGCACGGCGCACCGGTCTGTTATGTCAACGGTCCGTCGGACGAGAGCGAATACGAACTCTTCCAGGAAGAGCTCGATCGCCTGATGCCGCATATCGAGACTGCTATCACCCGTGTTCCGGCATTCGGCGAAGTCGGCATCAAGAAAGTCTACAACGGCGCCATCGCCTATACGCCTGATGGTAACCCGATCGTTGGTCCCGCGCCGGGCCTCAGCAATTTCTGGCTCAACGAGGGGCACTCCTTCGGCATCACCGCAGCCGGCGGCGCCGGTTGGCAGTTGGCGGAATGGATCGTCGACGGCGAGCCGACTGTCGACATGATGGGCGTCGATCCCCGTCGTTTCGGCCCTTACGCAACCGAAGGATATCTCATCGCCAAGAACGAAGAGGCCTACGCGAACGTCTTCACCATGCACTATCCAGACGAAGAGCGGGAGGCTGCGCGCCCTCTGAAGACAACGCCGGTTTACGAGCGTCTGAAGAAGCTGGGCGCCGTCTTCGGTTCTGTCTACGGCTGGGAGCGTGCCAATTGGTTTGCCCCCGAGGATTACGATCTGCCGAAGGACCAGCTCGGCGTCGGCGCAGATGTCCTCACCAACCATAACCACTCATCGCCTGAAGAAGACGGCCGCATCCTCGAAAGGTGGTCCTTCCGTCGCTCGAACTATTTCGAGCATGTCGGCAACGAAGTCACGAACGTAAGCAAGAATGTCGGCGTGCTTGACATGTCGGCCTTCGCGAAGATGGAGGTCTCCGGCCCTGGTGCGCGCGCCTGGCTCGAATCGATCTTTGCAAACGCCATCCCGAAGAAGCGCGGCCGCATTGCTCTTTGCCACATGCTGACAGTCCACGGCGGCGTACGAGCCGAGTTCACGGTCTACGAATGGGCGCCAAACCGCTTCTATCTCGTCTCCGCAGGCGCCTACGAGGCGCACGACCACGATTACCTGCGCAAGCTGGCGCCGAAGGACGGTTCCGTTCGCCTTCAGCAGATCACCCAGCGGCTCGGCGTGCTTGTGCTGGCCGGCCCGAAGTCACGTGACCTCCTCAAGAAACTCACACGCACGAGCCTTGAGAACAAGGACTTCCCGTGGCTTTCCGGCAAAGAGATCTCGATTGGCGTTGCGAGTGCTCATGCGCTGCGCGTCAATTTCGTCGGCGAGCTTGGCTGGGAGTTACATCACCCGATCGAGATGCAGAACTACATCTTCGATCAGTTGATGGAAGCGGGCGCCGAATTCGGTATCAAGCCCTTCGGTATTCGCGCGATGCTGTCGATGTCGGTCGAAAAGTCCTACCGCCTCATCCCGCGCGAGATGTCGATCGAGTACAACGCCTATGAATCGGCGCTTGATCGCTTCATCAAGCCGGAGAAGGAATTCCTCGGCCGCGACGGGCTGCTGGCCTATAAGGACAAGGGCCTGAAGTGGAACTTCGCGACCCTCGTTGTCGAGACCGGCAACGATGTCGATGCCCGCGGTTCGGAGGCCATCTACAACGAGGCTGGCGAGCTTGTCGGGCGTGCGACAAACGGCACGTTCGGCTACCGCATCAACCGCTCGCTTGCGCTGGCGATGCTGCGGCCCGACTACGCCAAGGAGGGTACCAAGCTCAAGATCAAGATCCTCGGGACGACGTATAACGCCACTGTCGTTGGCGAGAGCCCCTTCGATCCAGACAATGCGGCGCTGCGCGCATAGTCTTTTAAGCATGTTTTGAAGAATGTCAGGGCGGCCCTCGTGGCCGCCTTTTTGTTGGTTAGAGAACACGGCCGATTAATACTTATTCAAACCCGGTATTGTACCGATTTGAACCGGGGACAGGAGTTTCATCAAAAGGTTTGGAAATGGCGTTTTTGGGTATTTCGGGAATGCAATATTCCGGAGGCATGTTTGCTGATGCGCGCATTATTCTGGCGGAGGATTCGAACGTATTTACGTCGATGATCGGCAAGCGGCTGAAGGAGCTCTTCGATATCGATGTGGAAATCTGCCGGAGTTTCGAAGAGCTGCAGCTGTCCTACGACAAGTCGACCGACCCGATCACGCTCGCCATCTCCAACATCAACCTGCCAGGCGCGGAGAACGGCGAGGCTCTGGAGTATCTGGTCGACCTCAGCATCCCAACCATCGTCTTTACCGGCACCTTCCAGGAAGGCATGCGCGACAAGCTGATGGCCAAGGACATTGTCGACTACATCCTCAAGGACAATGTCTTCGCGGTCGACCTGCTTGCGGAATCGATCTGCCGATTCCTCACCAATCATCGTCACCACGTTCTGATCGTCGACGACAGCCCGACGGCACGCGCCCTGCTGTCAAGCCGTCTCAAACGCTACAATTTCCGGGTCAGTACAGCCGACAGCGGCGCCAAGGCTCTCGAGATCCTCAAGGCGAACCGTGACATCGGTTTGATGATCACCGACTACAACATGCCCGACATTGACGGATTCGAGCTGACCCGGCGCATCCGCGCCAGCATCGGCTCCCATGAACTCCGCATCATCGGGGTGTCGTCATCGTCGAACCGGCTGCTGTCGGCGCGCTTCCTCAAGGCTGGCGGCAACGACTTCATGCTGCGACCATTTATCGACGAGGAGTTCTATTGCCGCGTCAACCAGAATCTGGACACGCTGCTGCAAATCCAGTCGATGCGCAAGGAGCGTGCCGTTGCCTGACGCGCTGCCTCCGCCCGACGATGGTAGGCGGAGGCGCTCTCACGCGCTTGAGATCGAGATTTCTGCAATTTCCGGTATTGCCAAGTTTCGATATCTTCTCAGGCGTGTTTGTGTGAGTTATCTTCACATAAGCCGAGAAGATGATCGATTCGGACCGCTGCGGCTTTCTGGGGGATAGGAGTGAATGGCTGTCCGGGAGGATCTCCATCGGGATGGGTCCGGGCCACGCTTTGGCGGCCAGCGGTTACTGCTGGTTGAAGATTCCCGGATGTTCTCCGCCGTTTTGTGCCACCGGCTTCATGCCGAACTGGGGCTGAACGTCAAACCGTGCTCCTCCCTCAAAATGCTCGAAGAGACGATCGCCCAGTCGCCGACTGATTACAGCATGGCGATCGTCGACCTCAATCTGCCGGACGCCCCCTATGGCGAGGCGCTCGACTGCACCATAAAGGCTGCTGTTCCAACCATTGTCTTCACCGCCACGTTCGACCTCGATACGCGCAACCGCATCATGGAGCGCAATGTCATCGATTATGTGCTGAAGGACAACGAGTTCGCGCTCGACAACGTTGTTGCCAGCGTCAGACGGGTATTGTCGAATCGGAAGACGCGGGTTCTCGTGGTCGACGATGTCGCTTCCGCGCGCCAGGTCCTTGTCGGGCTGCTCGAGGCGCAGCAATATATGGTAGTTGAAGCCGCATCCGGACTGGAAGCCTTCGCCGCGCTTGAGGCCTACGACGATATCGAGGTTGTCGTCACGGATCATCAAATGCCCGACATCAGCGGTTACGAATTGACACGGCGGATACGGCGGCGCTTTGGCTCTGACAGGCTGCGGATCATCGGGGTCTCATCCTCGAGCGATCGCATGCTTTCTGCGAGCTTTCTGAAGGCCGGCGCATCCGATTTTCTCTACAGGCCGTTCGTCGCCGAAGAACTGCAATGCCGGATCGCCAACAACGTCGAGACCTTGATACAGTTGAAGCAGCTTCGCGCGGCTGCAGCATGCGACTATCTGACGGGGCTCTACAATCGCCGCTATTTCTACGACCTTGGACCGAAGCTGGTGAATGACTGCCTGCGTCACAAGGCTGCGAGCGCCGTTGCGATCCTCGACATCGATCACTTCAAGCGGCTGAACGATACCTATGGGCATGAAATCGGCGATGAAGTCTTGAAGGCGGTCGCCGGCAGGCTGGCGGCGATCTTCGAGGGGAGCGATCGTCTGCTTTCGCGCCTCGGCGGCGAAGAGTTTGCGATCCTGTTCCCGATGATGGACTCGATTGCCGCGACCAAGCTGTGCGACGAGATACGGTCGGACATCTCACGCCTGAAGGTGATGGCGGATGACGAAGAGCTTTCCGTCACCGTGTCGATCGGCGTTGCCGAAATTTCCGACCACGAAACCTTCGACAACTACCTGAACGCCGCGGACCAGTTTCTCTATATGGCCAAGCACAAGGGTCGCAATCAGGTCTATTCCGACGCGCGTATGACGGAGGAGGCGGCTCAATAGCCGCTTTGCCATTGTCAGGCTGCGATGGCCTGGCGTGCCGTTGCCATCGTCATCTTGCGCTCGGCTCGCTCCTGCTGCGGCGAACGGTGGTAGAGTTCGCGATAACACTTAGAAAAATGCGAGGCAGAGACGAAGCCGCATGCGACCGCCACTTCGACCACCGGCATGGACGATTGCACCAGCAGATGGCGGGCGCGATCCAGCCTTATTTCCAGATAGTAGCGGGCCGGCGAGCGCCCCATTTCCTGGCGGAAGAGCCGTTCGATCTGCCGGCGCGACAGATCGACGCCATCGGCGATCTCCAGAAGCGAGAGCGGTTCGGAAAGGTTGCCCTCCATCAGTTCGATGATGGAAAGAACCTTGGCATTCTGGACGCCGAGGCGCGCGCGCAGCGGCAGGCGCTGGCGATCGTTCGGGCTGCGCACGCGATCGGTCAGGTGCTGCTCGCAGACCCGGTTCACCAGCGTTTCGCCGAAATCCTGGCCGATCAAATTCAGCATCATGTCCAGCGAAGCAGTGCCGCCAGCACAGGTATAGAGATTGCTGTCCACTTCATAGAGATCGGCGTAGACCTCGGCCTGCGGAAAAGCTTCGGAGAAGCCAGGCAGGTTTTCCCAATGGATCGCACAGCGCTTGCCATTCAGCAGCCCCGCCTGGGCGAGGATATGTGCGCCCGTACAGAGGCTCCCGACGGCGACGCCGCGATTGTAGGATTCGCGCAGCCAAGCGCTGACGGACTTGTTATTGAAGTCTTCGACATCGATGCCGGAACAGACCAGCACCATGCTCGGGCGATGCTCGCCACCGAGGTTGCGGCGCTCGTCGGCAAGCGACGTATTTGCCTCGATACCGATGCCGCAGGAAGAATAGACCTTTTGCCCGTCAACCGAGGTCAGCCGCCACGTATAGGCCTGGTAGCCGAGCATACGGTTGGCGATGCGCAGCGTATCGATTGCCGCTGAAAAAGGCAGCATCGTAAACTGCGGAACCATGAAGAAGACAAGAGAGCGTTGTTGCTTATGCGACATCTTATTCATGAGACAAATCCGTGCTCGAGGTCGAATGCACTATTCGTTGCTTGGAATACGTCGTTTCGATATCCTGAAAGCGACATTCTCATGGATATATGCGGCCGCAAAGAGCAAATTTGCGACATTGCTGAAATTGACGAAGGTCAAATGACGATCGCTGCCTTCAAAAGTTCAAAAAAGGGCGATTGCCAAAAATATATGTCACGGAAATTCAAGATTTAATATGGTGGCCGTCAAGACGGAGAAAGCGGCGCTGCACAAATGCGAGGCGCCGCTTTCACACGGGGAGGAATGTCGGATTCATTACATAACCTTGCGCTCATCCGCGTCATCCGCCGACGGCCAGCCAATGTCCTTGCGCATGTCGAAAGGCATGGATTCGATTTCGCGGGCGGCCTGCCACTGATGCCATGCACGAACCAGTTTGCGGGCGTAGTCGGCAATATGCAGATGGGCTTCGCTTGAAGGCGTCTTGGTGTGCGTAATCGTCGTCATGGCCTATTCCTTTCCTCGGCGGAGGACGCTTGTTTCATGCCTAGAATATGGGTGTTTCCATCCCATCAAACAAACGAATAGATTTTATGGATATCATCAGTGTTTTTGAATGATGGCGGGCAGCTGGGCGCTCGGTCCAAACATCGATTGTCTTGTCTGGGGAAAAAATATTGTACTCTGAGGGAAGTTATTTCGTCTTTTTTTGGAAAAAATATGGGGTCTAGAGTCAACTAAAATTTCCAAAGCAAGCAAAATCAAGGGTTTAGTTTTTTGTCGCTTTTTGGGTTTGTTCGGAGAAATATCGTTGGACCCCGACAAGCGGCGGAGGCGTCTC harbors:
- a CDS encoding GcvT family protein, whose product is MKTHARAVVIGGGVVGVSTLYHLAKKGWDDVVLIERKELTSGSTWHAAGLLPLFNMSYSVGQIHKYSVRFYQELQQETGMNVGFSQVSNIRLARTKDRWDEYMYYAGIAETIGVKVNVLTPEQVKEIWPLCETDGLLGAIQHPDDGYIQPADLTQALAKGARDRGATIYRNTTVTAIEQQPDGLWKVTTDKGEITAEHIVSCTGNFARKTGEMVGINIPVIPVEHQYIVTEPHPAILERKAKGLPEMGVLRESDSAWYMREENGGLILGPYEHGAPVCYVNGPSDESEYELFQEELDRLMPHIETAITRVPAFGEVGIKKVYNGAIAYTPDGNPIVGPAPGLSNFWLNEGHSFGITAAGGAGWQLAEWIVDGEPTVDMMGVDPRRFGPYATEGYLIAKNEEAYANVFTMHYPDEEREAARPLKTTPVYERLKKLGAVFGSVYGWERANWFAPEDYDLPKDQLGVGADVLTNHNHSSPEEDGRILERWSFRRSNYFEHVGNEVTNVSKNVGVLDMSAFAKMEVSGPGARAWLESIFANAIPKKRGRIALCHMLTVHGGVRAEFTVYEWAPNRFYLVSAGAYEAHDHDYLRKLAPKDGSVRLQQITQRLGVLVLAGPKSRDLLKKLTRTSLENKDFPWLSGKEISIGVASAHALRVNFVGELGWELHHPIEMQNYIFDQLMEAGAEFGIKPFGIRAMLSMSVEKSYRLIPREMSIEYNAYESALDRFIKPEKEFLGRDGLLAYKDKGLKWNFATLVVETGNDVDARGSEAIYNEAGELVGRATNGTFGYRINRSLALAMLRPDYAKEGTKLKIKILGTTYNATVVGESPFDPDNAALRA
- a CDS encoding GlxA family transcriptional regulator, whose product is MNKMSHKQQRSLVFFMVPQFTMLPFSAAIDTLRIANRMLGYQAYTWRLTSVDGQKVYSSCGIGIEANTSLADERRNLGGEHRPSMVLVCSGIDVEDFNNKSVSAWLRESYNRGVAVGSLCTGAHILAQAGLLNGKRCAIHWENLPGFSEAFPQAEVYADLYEVDSNLYTCAGGTASLDMMLNLIGQDFGETLVNRVCEQHLTDRVRSPNDRQRLPLRARLGVQNAKVLSIIELMEGNLSEPLSLLEIADGVDLSRRQIERLFRQEMGRSPARYYLEIRLDRARHLLVQSSMPVVEVAVACGFVSASHFSKCYRELYHRSPQQERAERKMTMATARQAIAA
- a CDS encoding response regulator, translating into MAFLGISGMQYSGGMFADARIILAEDSNVFTSMIGKRLKELFDIDVEICRSFEELQLSYDKSTDPITLAISNINLPGAENGEALEYLVDLSIPTIVFTGTFQEGMRDKLMAKDIVDYILKDNVFAVDLLAESICRFLTNHRHHVLIVDDSPTARALLSSRLKRYNFRVSTADSGAKALEILKANRDIGLMITDYNMPDIDGFELTRRIRASIGSHELRIIGVSSSSNRLLSARFLKAGGNDFMLRPFIDEEFYCRVNQNLDTLLQIQSMRKERAVA
- a CDS encoding diguanylate cyclase, which encodes MAVREDLHRDGSGPRFGGQRLLLVEDSRMFSAVLCHRLHAELGLNVKPCSSLKMLEETIAQSPTDYSMAIVDLNLPDAPYGEALDCTIKAAVPTIVFTATFDLDTRNRIMERNVIDYVLKDNEFALDNVVASVRRVLSNRKTRVLVVDDVASARQVLVGLLEAQQYMVVEAASGLEAFAALEAYDDIEVVVTDHQMPDISGYELTRRIRRRFGSDRLRIIGVSSSSDRMLSASFLKAGASDFLYRPFVAEELQCRIANNVETLIQLKQLRAAAACDYLTGLYNRRYFYDLGPKLVNDCLRHKAASAVAILDIDHFKRLNDTYGHEIGDEVLKAVAGRLAAIFEGSDRLLSRLGGEEFAILFPMMDSIAATKLCDEIRSDISRLKVMADDEELSVTVSIGVAEISDHETFDNYLNAADQFLYMAKHKGRNQVYSDARMTEEAAQ